The region GCTGCTCATCGTGGGGCACTGCATGGCCCCCAGCGGCCCGGCCCTCAGTCACGACACGGGCACTCCCCGGCCGGGTCTGTGCCTGATGACCGGCACGGACGATGCCCCCACCTTCCCGCGCGCGGCGTGGGAGACCCTGCGCGCCGCCTGCGCCGACGCCTTCGCGCCGGTACTGACGGGTACCCCCTACCCGGACGTGCAGGTGGGCGTGCCGTGGCAGACCGACACCATCAGCGCCGCGTACGCCGCGCCGGACCGCGCGGCCTTCGGCATCGAGGTGAACTCCGGACTGTACCTGAACGCCGACGGCACACCCCGCCACGACGTGATCCGCGCGCTGAACGAGGCCTTCGCCCGCTTCGCCCCGCAGGCCCTGGCCCTCGCCCGGGGCTGAGCCGACAGAAAAGGAGAAAGGAGGACGCGCCGCGGCCCCCTCCATTCAACAGTCAGGTTCAGTGGTCGCGGGTGGCGAGGGTCCGCATGGCGCCGATCAGCTCATGCGCCGCCTGCGGGTTCGCGGCGCCCGCCAGGGCCCCCTCCAGCGCGGCGAGGCCAGTGACGGCCTCCCGGTCGGCGTAGGCCTGCGCGTGGGCGACGCTGCCGCTCTCCAGCAGCCAGCGGTGGATGTCCGCGATCACGCCCGCGTCCTTGTCGGGGCGGGCGCGGTGCATCTGCGCCAGGAAGGCGCCGCGCTGATCGGCGGGGGCGTGCGCCAGCCAGTGCAGGACGATCATGGTGCGTTTGCCTTCCAGCAGGTCGCCGCCGATCTCCTTGCCGTACTTGGCGGGGTCGCCGTTCAGGTTCAGGACGTCGTCGCGGATCTGGAAGGCCGCGCCCAGCGCCAGCCCGGCGGGCAGGAAGTCCGGGTGCGGCGTGGCCCCGGCGGCCAGCGCGCCCAGTTGCAGCGGCACGACCACCGTGTAGTACGCGGTCTTCAGGCGCACCATGTCCAGGTAGTCGGCCTCGGTCAGGGTCCACTCGCGGGCCTCCACCCAGCCCAGGTCGAGGTGCTGGCCCTCGGCGGTGCGGTGGATCATGTCCAGGAACGCCTCCATCGCGCCGGGCACGCCCGCGCGGTGCACGGCCGCCCACATGTAGGCGTGCAGGCCGTCCCCGGCGTTGATCGCCAGGGGCACGCCGTGCAGGCGGTGCAGGGCCGGGCGGCCGCGGCGTTCCTCGCTGTCGTCCTCGATGTCGTCGTGGATCAGCACCCAGTTCTGGAAGAGTTCCAGCGCCGCGGCGAGCCACAGCGCACCCTCCCACGCCGGGGTTCCGGGCTGCGCGCCGTGCGCGCGGGCGCTGGCGAGCAGCAGGTCGCTGCGGATGCCCTTGCCGCCGCGCCCGGGGTAGTCGCGCAGCATCGCGTGGTACGCGGCGAGTTCGGGCCGCCCGGCGTGGGCCGGGTCGGGCAGCAGGGACAGCACGCGGGACAGCAGTTCGGCACGCATCGCCGCGCAGCATAGAGCAGCCGCCCGCACGCCGCAGCCGAAGGGCACATGAAGGCACACTGGGTCCTCCCGGACAGTTTTCCTCGGCGGGGCCCGGGAGGATGGAGGTATGACGCCCTCCCGCTCCAAGCTCCGCGCGACCTCCCGCCCCGGCCGGGTGCGGCGCGCCGTGACCCTCGGCCTGCTGCTCGGCGGCCTGACCCTGGGGGCCGTCGCCGCCGCGCAGGCCGCGCAGACCCAGGCGGCCCCGGCCCAGACTGCCGCCACCCCCGCCGCGACCGCCTCAGCCGCGACCACCACCCTGCGGCCCGCCCTGAGTGGCGAGCGCCGGTTCCTGACCCTGCCGGGCTTCGGGCGGGTCGCGTACTACGCCGACCCGCGCGGCGAGGGCCGCCCCCTGATCCTGACCGTCAGCGTGAACGCCGCCGCCAGCGCCTACGAGATGAAGCCGCTGTGGGACGCCTTCGCCGGGAAGCGCCCGGTGTACGTGCTGGAATGGCCGGGCTTCGGCAGCAGCGACCGCCCGGACGTGAAGTACACGCCCGCCCTCATGACGGGCGCCCTGACCGCCCTGGTCGCCGAGGTGGGCCGCGACGTGGACGTCGTCGCCCTGAGCCTGGGCAGCGAGTTCGCCGCGCGCGCCGCCCTGCAGGAGCCCCGCATCCGCACGCTGGCCCTGATCAGCCCCAGCGGCCTGGGCCAGCCGCGCGGCGGCACCCAGCGCGCTGCGGACGAGGACGGCGGGCAGACCCTCTACAACCGCCTGAACGCCGTCAGCACCCCGCTGTACGCGCTGCTGCGCACCCGCATCAGCATCGAGTACTTCCTGAGCCGCTCCTTCCGCGGCCCGGTCGACCAGGGTCTCGTGAACTACTCGCTGGACACCACCCGGCAGCCCGGCGCGAAGTACGCCCCGGTGTACTTCATCAGCGGGCAGCTGTTCACCGCCGACGCGTACGGCGACCTCTACAGCCGCCTGCAGGTGCCCACGCTGGTGCTGTACGACCAGGACGCCTTCGTGTCCTTCGACCGCCTGCCGCAGTTCACGGCGCAGCCCGGCGTGCGCGCCGTGCGCATCGGGGGCACCGACGGCCTGCCGCACTTCGAGAAGACCAGCGAGGTGGTCGAGGCCCTCGGGGCGTTCTGGGCCGCCCCCTGACCCGCTGCCCGCCTGACCCTGCGCCCCCGCCCCGGGTCCACTGCCCCTGACGGGGGCCACCACATGTGACCCGCCAGCAGCCCCCGCGCGCCGTATCGTGTCGTGAGAGATCATGACCGACGCGCCCGCCCCACCC is a window of Deinococcus grandis DNA encoding:
- a CDS encoding polyprenyl synthetase family protein, with the protein product MRAELLSRVLSLLPDPAHAGRPELAAYHAMLRDYPGRGGKGIRSDLLLASARAHGAQPGTPAWEGALWLAAALELFQNWVLIHDDIEDDSEERRGRPALHRLHGVPLAINAGDGLHAYMWAAVHRAGVPGAMEAFLDMIHRTAEGQHLDLGWVEAREWTLTEADYLDMVRLKTAYYTVVVPLQLGALAAGATPHPDFLPAGLALGAAFQIRDDVLNLNGDPAKYGKEIGGDLLEGKRTMIVLHWLAHAPADQRGAFLAQMHRARPDKDAGVIADIHRWLLESGSVAHAQAYADREAVTGLAALEGALAGAANPQAAHELIGAMRTLATRDH
- a CDS encoding alpha/beta fold hydrolase produces the protein MTPSRSKLRATSRPGRVRRAVTLGLLLGGLTLGAVAAAQAAQTQAAPAQTAATPAATASAATTTLRPALSGERRFLTLPGFGRVAYYADPRGEGRPLILTVSVNAAASAYEMKPLWDAFAGKRPVYVLEWPGFGSSDRPDVKYTPALMTGALTALVAEVGRDVDVVALSLGSEFAARAALQEPRIRTLALISPSGLGQPRGGTQRAADEDGGQTLYNRLNAVSTPLYALLRTRISIEYFLSRSFRGPVDQGLVNYSLDTTRQPGAKYAPVYFISGQLFTADAYGDLYSRLQVPTLVLYDQDAFVSFDRLPQFTAQPGVRAVRIGGTDGLPHFEKTSEVVEALGAFWAAP